From the genome of Synergistaceae bacterium:
TTACGTGAGCGCGGGCAACATTCGCACCCTCCTGCGCCTGGTCGAGCGCTACTTTCCCCTGAGGTCCTGCCGGATGGAAATTCTGAAGGGGAAACCCGACCGGCGTCCCTGTATCGAGCACGCTCTCGGACGCTGCATGGGGCCCTGCGCGGATCTTTGCACCGAGGGAGAGTACCGGGAACGGGTAAACGACGTTATCCTGCTGCTGCAGGGGCATACCGCCGAACTGGTGGAGCGCATGAGACGGCGAATGGACGCGGCGGCGAAAGTCATGGCCTTCGAGGAGGCAGCCCGTTACCGCGATACCATCCGGGCGGTGTGGAAAGTTTCCCGGCAGCGCGTTTCTGCGACTTTACAGGAGGATCTGGATTCGGAAACCTGGCAGGTTCTGGTTCACCTGCAGGAGACGTTCGGTTTGAAAACGCTTCCCTGGAGGATCGACGCTTTCGACATCTCCCACATGTCGGGACATGAGACCTACGGCTGCTGCATCGTATTCGAGCAGGGGAAGCCCAACCCCTCGCTCTATCGCCGCTTTAAAATACGTTCTCTGGCGGAAAACGAGATCGATGACTTTCGGTCGATTCAGGAAACGGTTCTGCGTCGCTACCGTCATCTGCTGGACCACGCCGAGCCCCTGCCGCAGTTCACCGTCATCGACGGAGGGCCGGTACAGCTTGAATTCGCGATGAAGTCCTTCGAGGAGCTGAAGCTGGACATTCCCGTCGTTTCCCTGGCCAAACAGGAAGAGCTGGTTTTTCTCCCCGGCCGTCCCGAACCTCTGCGGCTGTCCTTCGACGACCCCGTTCTGAAATTGCTTCAGCGTCTGAGGGATGAAGTTCACCGCTACGCCATCACCACCCACCGCAACGCGAGAGCCGGTCGTCTTCGCCGATCCGCCCTGGAGGAAATTCCCGGAATCGGCAAAAACCGGGCGGCTCAGCTCATCGTAAAATTTGGAAGCGTTCAGCGCATCGCCCGGCTCACTCCCGAAGAACTCGGCGCGGTCCCCGGACTGGGAAAGGCCCTCGCGCAAAAAATCGTCGACCATCTCAGAGGGGAACGAAAAGGCGAAGAAAATCCGGAGGAAAACACGCGTCACGAAGTATAATATTCTCTGTGACATAAAATGTTTTGCTCGGTCGGACCGAAGCGAAATGGAGCTGTGTAATGCGATGGTGTCAAAACGCGGACTGGATGAATATGGAATGAGCCGCGCGCTGTCTCTGGCCCGACGGGGGATGGACGGAGCCTGCCCCAATCCCATGGTGGGCTGCGTTCTCATGAAGGACGGGCGCGTCGTGGGCGAGGGGTGGCATGCCCGCTGCGGCGGCGACCACGCGGAAATCGCCGCTCTGAAAAACGCGGCGGCCAGGGGAGAAACAGTCCGCGGAGCTACGGCCTTCGTCACGCTGGAACCCTGTTCTCACTTTGGAAAAACTCCTCCCTGCGCGCCCCGGCTGGTGGAAGAAGGCATTGCCCGTGTGGTCGTCGGAACGACCGACCCCAACCCGAAGGTGAACGGCGCCGGTATAGAAATACTGAAAAATGCCGGAGTGGAAGTTTCCGTTCCCTGTCTGGAGGAGGAATGCCGGTGGCTGAACCGCGGGTTCATTCGAAGCAAAACCCTCTCGCGTCCGTGGATCACCCTGAAGGCCGCTTTGGGGCTGGATGGAAGAATGGCGGTCAAGAGCGGGGAAAGCAACTGGATTACGGGGACGACGGCGCGAGTGTGGGCTCATCTTCTGCGCTCCGGGCATCAGGGGCTTCTGGTCGGCGCGGGAACGATCCTGCGGGACGATCCTGAACTGACGGTGCGCCACACTTGCGGGAAATCGCCTTTACGCATAATATTGGATACTGATCTTTCGACGTCTCCGGAAGCGAAGGCCCTGCGGGGAGGGTGCCTCGTTCTGACCTGCAGCGAAAACGCGGAAAGAAAACATCGCCTGGAGGCTGCGGGGGCAGAGGTTTGCCTCGTTCCGCGAAAGGACGGGCGTGTTGATCTGAAAGCCGCCCTGAGGGAGATTGCTTCCCGGGACGTACAGATGCTGATGGTGGAGGGCGGCCCGACGGTTCTGTCGTCTTTTATGCGCGAGGAACTGTGCGACGCCGCGGCCTTTTTCGTCTCGGGGGTCCTGATGGGTTCCGGCCCCGGCCCGGCCGACGGGCTGAGCTTCGAGTCCATGAAGGACGCGGCGCGCCTGAAAAATCTGCGGGTGCGTCGGGTGGACGGCGATATGCTTGTGGAGGGAGTTTTTCGATGTTCACCGGACTTGTAGAGGCGGTGGGGACGGTGCGGGATCTTCGAAGGACGGGAAGCGTTTTTCGTCTTTCTCTGGAGTGTCCCCGACTGGCTCCGGAGCTGTTTTTTGGTCAGTCCGTGGCGGTCAGCGGCGCCTGCCTGTCCGTGGTGGCCCTCCAGGGCAATGTCTTCGAGGTGGAGATGATGCCCGAAACGGCCGATCGAACTCGTTTTTCCACCCTTGCCAGAGGAAGCCGGGTCAACCTGGAACGGGCCCTGCGCCTGGGAGACCGACTGGACGGTCATCTGGTTCTGGGTCATGTGGACGGAACGGCGACGGTGCGGGACATCACCGGATCGCGAGAGACAAAAAAAGCCTGGTTTCGGACGTCGGAGGACGTCATGCGTACAATTGTGGCGAAGGGGTCCGTGGCGGTGGATGGAGTCAGCCTGACGGTCATTGACGCGGAGTCCGGAGGTTTTTCCGTGGGACTGATCCCGACCACTCTGAAGAACTGCACGCTGGGACAGCTTGAAGCGGGAGAAACAGTGAACGTGGAAACAGATATAATTGGCAAGTATGTAGAGAAGCTGCTGGCGCTTCGACCTTTGAAAGGAAGCGGCGGCCTGACTTTGGAGGAGCTGGGCAATCTTGGATACTGAAAAAACGGAGACGACTGCGCTTATTACCGGAAATCAGTGCAGCCCGGACGACTTCCCGGAGTCCGGAGACATTAAATTTGACCTCATTGAGGATGCGATAGAGGATATTCGTCAGGGGCGCATGGTGCTGGTGGTCGATGATGAAAACCGCGAAAACGAGGGTGACGTCGTTATAGCCGCCGTTCACGCGACGAAGGAACGGATCAATTTCATGGCCCGTTACGCCCGGGGGCTCATCTGCGCTCCCGTATCCCCTGAAATCGCCGAAAGGCTGCGTCTGGACCCTCTCACGCGAACGGGAAACGACAGGCATGGAACGGCCTTTCTGATGACGGTGGACGCCAGAGAGGGGACGACGACGGGAATTTCTGCGGAAGAACGAGCGCTCACGGCGCGGCTTTTGGCCTCTGACGCCGCGCGACCGGACGATTTTTACAGGCCGGGGCATCTGTTTCCTCTGGCCGCGAGAAGAGGCGGCGTCCTGAAGCGTGCCGGGCATACCGAGGCGGCCGTGGATCTGGCGCGCCTGGCGGGGCTGCCCCCGGCGGGGGTGATCTGTGAGGTGATGAAGGACGACGGCGCCATGGCCCGTCTGCCGGACCTGGCCTCTTTCGCGAAACAGTACGGACTGAGGCTGATTTCGGTTCAGTCCCTCATCGCCTGGCGCAGCGCCAGGGAAAGGCTGATCGAAAAGGTGGTGGAGGTCAGTCTGCCGACGGAGTTCGGCAGCTTCAGAGCCCATGCCTATCGCAGCACTCTCGAAAACGACGATTCTCACACCCACATCGCCCTGGTGAAGGGGAGTATCGCGGCATCGGATGAAGTTTTGGTCCGTGTGCACAGCGAATGCCTGACGGGGGACGTGTTCGGCTCTCTGCGCTGTGACTGCGGCCCCCAGCTTCACGCGGCTCTTTCCATGATAGAAAGGGAGGGTGCGGGGGTTCTTTTGTACATGCGCCAGGAGGGACGAGGCATAGGAATTCTCAATAAACTGAAAGCATATAAACTGCAGGAGGAGGGACTGGACACCGTGGATGCCAACCTCGCTCTGGGGTACGCTCCGGACCTGCGGGATTACGGAATTGGAGCGCAGATTCTGATGGATTTGGGGCTTCGAAAGATTCGGCTTCTGACGAACAACCCCCAAAAGATCGTCGGACTTGAGGGCTACGGGCTCCAGATCGTCGATCGGGTTCCCCTCGTCATTCCGCCGAACGAGTTCAACAAAGGTTACATGGACGCCAAGGAAAGCCGGATGGGACATTTGTTGCATTCTCTGTAAGTCTCTGGCGTTCTCTTTAAGAAGAGCAGGGTGAAGGTAAAAATGAGGAGGAGGACCTGAATGCGGGTGATCGAGGGCAAACTGATAGGAACAGGGCTCTCCGTGGCGATTGTGGTGTCGCGGTTCAATGAGCTGATCTCCAATAAACTGCTGGAGGGGGCGAAGGACGTTCTCATACGTCACGACGTTTCTCACAGAGATATTGATATATACTGGGTTCCGGGGGCCTGGGAACTGCCGCTGGCGTCCAAGGAAGTCGCCCTTTCCGGGAAATACGACGCGATTATCGCCCTTGGAGCGGTTATTCGGGGAGATACGCCCCATTTTGACATGGTGGCCGGGGAGATGTCCAAGGGATTGGCTCAGACGGGCCTGGAACAGCGGGTTCCCGTTCTTTTTGGCGTGCTGACCTGCGACACTCTGGAACAGGCTTTGCTTCGGGCGGGGAGCAAGGCGGGGAACAAGGGCGCGGACTGCGCCACCGGCGCCATTGAAATGGCCAACCTTTTGAAAAATATTCGACTGGGAGAAAAAAACAGGGAGAAGGAAAACGGGGATGCTTGATCTCAAATGGGTCCTGGCAAATCAGGAAGAAGTAAAAACTTTTCTCGCGAACAGGAAACATGACTTCGATCTGCAGGCGCTGGTCGCCCTGGACGAAGAACGCCGGGCGCTCATCGTCGAAACCGAGGAACTGAAAGCCCGGCGCAACGAAGGCTCCAAAAAAGTGGGAGAGGCCCGACGGACGGGAGCCAACGCGGAGGCTCTGATGGAGGAGATTCGAGTCATCGGTGAGCGGGCGAAGGAGATCGACGGAAAGCTCTCCGATGTGGAAACCAAAATCGAGGAGATCCTTCTGACGATGCCCAACAGGGTTCATGAGACGGTTCCCGTGGGGGAGGATGAAAACGCCAATCCCACGGTGCGCGTCTGGGGAGAGCCGGGGAAATTTCCCTTCGAACCCAAAGCCCACTGGGACCTGGGGGAAGCTCTGGGGATCATGGACTTCGAAAAGGGAGCTCTGCTGGCCCAGAGCCGTTTCACCGTGCTGAGGGGTATGGGCTCGCGAATGGAACGGGCGCTGATCTCCTTCATGCTGGACCTGCACACGACGCAGCACGGGTATACGGAAATGGAGCCGCCCTTTATGGTGGGATCGAAGATTTTGCGAGGCACGGGACAGCTTCCCAAGTTCGCGGAGGACCTTTATAAAATTGAAGGGGAGGACCTGTGGCTGATCCCAACGGCGGAGGTTCCCCTGACCAACATGCATCACGGGGAAATCCTGGAGGAAAAGGCCCTTCCAAAGTACTACACGGCCTACACGCCCTGTTTCCGCAGAGAGGCCGGAGCCTACGGCCGCGATGTGCGGGGTATGCTGCGTCAGCATCAGTTTGACAAGGTGGAACTGGTGAAACTTTGTACGCCGGAGACGAGCTACGAGGAGCTGGAAAAGCTGACGGCCAACGCCGAGCGGGTTCTGCAGATTCTGGAGCTGCCCTATCGGGTCGTGTCGCTCTGTACGGGGGACATCGGCTTCGGGTCCGCGAAGACCTACGATTTGGAGGTTTGGCTGCCCTCTCAGGGAAAATATCGAGAGATCAGTTCCTGCAGTAACTGTGAGGATTTTCAGGCCCGGCGCATGAACACGCGTTATCGTCCCGCGGACGGCGGAAAACCCCGTTTTGTTCATACGCTGAACGGTTCGGGGATCGCGATTGGCCGCACGCTCATCGCTGTCATGGAAAACTATCAGCGGGAGGACGGAAGTATCGGAATTCCCTCCGCGCTGATTCCTTATATGAACGGCCTTACTGAAATCAGATAGAAATTAATTTTAGAAAAAAATTTTAGATAGAAATTCAGATTAAATTTGGAGGTGTCGCTTTCTGTTGATCGTTTCCTACAGTCCGGGAATAATCTGGGGGTGCATCGGGGCGGCTGCCCTTTGCGTCGGGGTTCAGTTTTTGACGAAAAGATTTCTTGAAGAGCGTCAGTATGCTTATCTGCGCGATCTTCTTCTGGTTGGAACATGGCTGCACCTGGCACTTTGTTTCGGGTCGCCGATGTCCCGCTTTGTTCTGGGGGCGTCCGTCTTCGCGGGAGTGTTCGGTCTGGCGGAGCATTTGTGGCCTGAGCGTTCCTGGTGGTGGGGATATGTTCTGATCGGCTTTTTGTGCGCGACGCTGGGGCCTGTGATCAGTTTCATCACTTTGCTCGACGGAGAATACATCTATCTGACGCCTCTGGTGTCCGTCGTGGTCACTACCCTGTGGTTTGCGATTTTTCCCCTCATCGTCCGGCAGCTGGACGCCATTCCGGGACTGGCGGGGCATATTCTGGCGGTGACGTTTTCCCTGATGCTGATCTCCGTGGCCCTCACCTCTCAGGAAATGCCGGACGCCTTCTTCATGTCCTTTTCCGGCCTGCTGCTTCTCGGCGCGTTCTGGAGCCGTTTCAGCAATCTCTATCGTCAGGCGGGAAAGGCCCTGTCGGCCTTTTGGGGGACGCTGGTGGCGGGAACGGCGATTCTGGGCGTGAGCAAGGGGATCGTTTTCGGCTCCATGTTTTATCTTTCGCTGGGGCTGTTCGCCATTCCCATGGTGGAGTGTTCCCTGCATCTGGCGAGCCTGGTGCTGGCCGAAAACTCGCCGGGCACGGAGCGGATCTACCGGGGGCTGATCCGGCGGGGATGGGACCATCCCGACGTGGTGCGGCTCATCTCCTGGCTGTGCGCGTTCCTGGGGGTGCTGTCCGCTCTGTGGCAATATCCCTCTCCCGGTTACGCCACGCTGGTGTGGGGGGGGATTATGGTCATGGTCTCTCTGGTCGTTCTGGTTCCGCTGTTTCTGAAGTACCGGAACACGTCCCCCATGATCCACACGAAGCCGCGTCTTTGGGGTATCCATATCGACAACGTATCGATGAATTACGCCCTTTCCAGGGCCAGAGGGATGGTTTTGTCTCAGAAGGGAATGAAACTCGTGTCCACCGTCAATGCCCTGGGGATGGAAATGGCGGTTCAGGATCCGGAATATCACGCCGTTTTGAGATACTCGGCTCTGGTTTTGTCGGATGGAGTCGGCCTTCTGTGGGGACTGCGCTTTCTCGGAATGCCCATTCAGGAGCGCGTCACGGGAATCGACTTCGCGGAGCAGCTCTGCCGGATGGCCTCAGTGGAGGGCTGGCCGGTGTATTTTCTGGGGGCACGGGGCAATACGGCCCGACGCTGCGCCGACGTTCTTGCGGAGCGTTATCCCGGTCTCGTGGTGGCCGGAGCCCGCAACGGGTACTTCAGCATGGACGATCCCTCGGTGGCTTCTGAAAT
Proteins encoded in this window:
- a CDS encoding excinuclease ABC subunit UvrC, with product MTKPNIAAILKNLPDRPGVYIMRNAEGEVLYVGKAKRLKRRVSSYFRHSNFASPRLRKLVELVEDISILRTDSEAEALIVESRLIRRYSPFFNVDLKMSDRYPWIRITNEPFPRLAVTRKKEEDGSAYFGPYVSAGNIRTLLRLVERYFPLRSCRMEILKGKPDRRPCIEHALGRCMGPCADLCTEGEYRERVNDVILLLQGHTAELVERMRRRMDAAAKVMAFEEAARYRDTIRAVWKVSRQRVSATLQEDLDSETWQVLVHLQETFGLKTLPWRIDAFDISHMSGHETYGCCIVFEQGKPNPSLYRRFKIRSLAENEIDDFRSIQETVLRRYRHLLDHAEPLPQFTVIDGGPVQLEFAMKSFEELKLDIPVVSLAKQEELVFLPGRPEPLRLSFDDPVLKLLQRLRDEVHRYAITTHRNARAGRLRRSALEEIPGIGKNRAAQLIVKFGSVQRIARLTPEELGAVPGLGKALAQKIVDHLRGERKGEENPEENTRHEV
- a CDS encoding riboflavin synthase; this translates as MFTGLVEAVGTVRDLRRTGSVFRLSLECPRLAPELFFGQSVAVSGACLSVVALQGNVFEVEMMPETADRTRFSTLARGSRVNLERALRLGDRLDGHLVLGHVDGTATVRDITGSRETKKAWFRTSEDVMRTIVAKGSVAVDGVSLTVIDAESGGFSVGLIPTTLKNCTLGQLEAGETVNVETDIIGKYVEKLLALRPLKGSGGLTLEELGNLGY
- the serS gene encoding serine--tRNA ligase, whose protein sequence is MLDLKWVLANQEEVKTFLANRKHDFDLQALVALDEERRALIVETEELKARRNEGSKKVGEARRTGANAEALMEEIRVIGERAKEIDGKLSDVETKIEEILLTMPNRVHETVPVGEDENANPTVRVWGEPGKFPFEPKAHWDLGEALGIMDFEKGALLAQSRFTVLRGMGSRMERALISFMLDLHTTQHGYTEMEPPFMVGSKILRGTGQLPKFAEDLYKIEGEDLWLIPTAEVPLTNMHHGEILEEKALPKYYTAYTPCFRREAGAYGRDVRGMLRQHQFDKVELVKLCTPETSYEELEKLTANAERVLQILELPYRVVSLCTGDIGFGSAKTYDLEVWLPSQGKYREISSCSNCEDFQARRMNTRYRPADGGKPRFVHTLNGSGIAIGRTLIAVMENYQREDGSIGIPSALIPYMNGLTEIR
- a CDS encoding WecB/TagA/CpsF family glycosyltransferase, which translates into the protein MIVSYSPGIIWGCIGAAALCVGVQFLTKRFLEERQYAYLRDLLLVGTWLHLALCFGSPMSRFVLGASVFAGVFGLAEHLWPERSWWWGYVLIGFLCATLGPVISFITLLDGEYIYLTPLVSVVVTTLWFAIFPLIVRQLDAIPGLAGHILAVTFSLMLISVALTSQEMPDAFFMSFSGLLLLGAFWSRFSNLYRQAGKALSAFWGTLVAGTAILGVSKGIVFGSMFYLSLGLFAIPMVECSLHLASLVLAENSPGTERIYRGLIRRGWDHPDVVRLISWLCAFLGVLSALWQYPSPGYATLVWGGIMVMVSLVVLVPLFLKYRNTSPMIHTKPRLWGIHIDNVSMNYALSRARGMVLSQKGMKLVSTVNALGMEMAVQDPEYHAVLRYSALVLSDGVGLLWGLRFLGMPIQERVTGIDFAEQLCRMASVEGWPVYFLGARGNTARRCADVLAERYPGLVVAGARNGYFSMDDPSVASEIARSGAKILFAAMGIPRQEKWLSRHGNALGDVLAVGVGGAFDVLSGQLRRAPRAMQKMGLEWLYRLCQEPSRWRRDLRLAVFVLRVLATRLGLYTWKQTTRKGEKR
- a CDS encoding bifunctional 3,4-dihydroxy-2-butanone-4-phosphate synthase/GTP cyclohydrolase II, with the protein product MDTEKTETTALITGNQCSPDDFPESGDIKFDLIEDAIEDIRQGRMVLVVDDENRENEGDVVIAAVHATKERINFMARYARGLICAPVSPEIAERLRLDPLTRTGNDRHGTAFLMTVDAREGTTTGISAEERALTARLLASDAARPDDFYRPGHLFPLAARRGGVLKRAGHTEAAVDLARLAGLPPAGVICEVMKDDGAMARLPDLASFAKQYGLRLISVQSLIAWRSARERLIEKVVEVSLPTEFGSFRAHAYRSTLENDDSHTHIALVKGSIAASDEVLVRVHSECLTGDVFGSLRCDCGPQLHAALSMIEREGAGVLLYMRQEGRGIGILNKLKAYKLQEEGLDTVDANLALGYAPDLRDYGIGAQILMDLGLRKIRLLTNNPQKIVGLEGYGLQIVDRVPLVIPPNEFNKGYMDAKESRMGHLLHSL
- the ribD gene encoding bifunctional diaminohydroxyphosphoribosylaminopyrimidine deaminase/5-amino-6-(5-phosphoribosylamino)uracil reductase RibD, producing MVSKRGLDEYGMSRALSLARRGMDGACPNPMVGCVLMKDGRVVGEGWHARCGGDHAEIAALKNAAARGETVRGATAFVTLEPCSHFGKTPPCAPRLVEEGIARVVVGTTDPNPKVNGAGIEILKNAGVEVSVPCLEEECRWLNRGFIRSKTLSRPWITLKAALGLDGRMAVKSGESNWITGTTARVWAHLLRSGHQGLLVGAGTILRDDPELTVRHTCGKSPLRIILDTDLSTSPEAKALRGGCLVLTCSENAERKHRLEAAGAEVCLVPRKDGRVDLKAALREIASRDVQMLMVEGGPTVLSSFMREELCDAAAFFVSGVLMGSGPGPADGLSFESMKDAARLKNLRVRRVDGDMLVEGVFRCSPDL
- the ribE gene encoding 6,7-dimethyl-8-ribityllumazine synthase, which translates into the protein MRVIEGKLIGTGLSVAIVVSRFNELISNKLLEGAKDVLIRHDVSHRDIDIYWVPGAWELPLASKEVALSGKYDAIIALGAVIRGDTPHFDMVAGEMSKGLAQTGLEQRVPVLFGVLTCDTLEQALLRAGSKAGNKGADCATGAIEMANLLKNIRLGEKNREKENGDA